ACTGCTTCTTGGATGGCCGGCATTCTTGTCTGCCCTCCGACCAGAACAATTTCTTCAATATCCTCCGGTTTAAAGTTTCCTTCTTTCAGTGTTTGTTTCACCTTTTCAATTGACCTGTCTATGTATTCTTTAACCAATTCCTCAAGCTTTGAACGGCTGAATTTATAATTTAGATGCTTAGGCCCATTGGCGTCAGAGGTGACGAAAGGAATATTTATCTCTGTTTCCAGCGTCGTGGAGAGTTCAACCTTGGCTTTTTCGCTGGTTTCTTTTAATCGTTGGAGAGCCAGTTGGTCTTTGGATAAGTCAATTCCTTGGTCTTTTTTGAATTCAGAAACCAGCCAATCCATAATTTTTTGGTCAATGTCGTCTCCGCCCAAATGAGTGTCTCCCCCGGTCGCTTTTACTTCAAATGTGCCTTCTCCGATATCCAGAATTGAAACATCAAAAGTCCCTCCTCCGAAATCATAAATAAGAACTTGTTCATTTTTCTTTTTGTTTAAACCATAGGCCAAGGCAGCTGCAGTCGGTTCATTAATAACTCTTCGCACCTTAAAACCGGCGATTTCCCCGGCCACCATAGTTGCCTTTCTTTGAGAATCGTCAAAGTAAGCCGGACAAGTGATAATCGCTTCCTCTATTTTTTCCCCCAATCTTTCTTCAGCGTCTATTTTCAATTTCTGTAAAACCATGGCTGATATTTCCGCCGGCTTGTACCATTTTTCCCCGATTTTTATATCAACTCCCCCATCGCTTGATTCTTTGATTTCATAAGCCAGAAGTTTTTTATCTCTTTGGACTTCAGTGTCGGTAAATCTTCTGCCTATCAGCCTTTTCACAGAATAAATTGTATTTTTTGAGTTTGTTATTTGCTGTCTTTTAGCCACAACGCCGATCAGTCTTTCTCCTGTTTTTGAAATAGCCACAACCGAAGGCGTCGTTCTCGCTCCTTCTTTATTGTCAATTATTTTTGCTTCCCCGCCCTCCATTACGGCCATAGCGGAGAAAGTTGTTCCTAAATCAATACCTAAAATTTTTGCCATATGTTTTTTAATTTATTTTTTTATTTGACCTATTTTTAAATTCTACTTAGCAATCTTTACTTTAGCGGCTCGGATAAGTTTGCCGTTCAGTTTATATCCTTTTGTTATCTCTTCTAAGATTATCCCTGATTCTTTGTCTTTGTTTTCAATCTCCTCTGCCACATCATGGAAATTAGGATTAAATTTTTCTCCTAAACAGTTCATTTCCTCCACTCCGGCATTTTTCAAAACATCTAAGAGCTGGTTTTTAATAAGGGCAAATCCCTTCAGTGTCTCTTTCAGCTTGTTGTCGCTGATTTCTATTTCATTCAAGTGTTTTTCAGCGGCGTAGAAATTATCCAGAACCGGCAGAATCTCAAAGAGCAGGGCCTCATTAGCGAACTTGAATATCTCTCCGATTCTTTCCGCTTCCTCTTTTTTATAGTTGATGAAATCCGCTCGCGCTCTCTGCCAGCCGTTAAGGTATTCTTCTCTTTCATTATAGCACTTCTCCAAC
This sequence is a window from Candidatus Nealsonbacteria bacterium CG07_land_8_20_14_0_80_39_13. Protein-coding genes within it:
- a CDS encoding molecular chaperone DnaK encodes the protein MAKILGIDLGTTFSAMAVMEGGEAKIIDNKEGARTTPSVVAISKTGERLIGVVAKRQQITNSKNTIYSVKRLIGRRFTDTEVQRDKKLLAYEIKESSDGGVDIKIGEKWYKPAEISAMVLQKLKIDAEERLGEKIEEAIITCPAYFDDSQRKATMVAGEIAGFKVRRVINEPTAAALAYGLNKKKNEQVLIYDFGGGTFDVSILDIGEGTFEVKATGGDTHLGGDDIDQKIMDWLVSEFKKDQGIDLSKDQLALQRLKETSEKAKVELSTTLETEINIPFVTSDANGPKHLNYKFSRSKLEELVKEYIDRSIEKVKQTLKEGNFKPEDIEEIVLVGGQTRMPAIQEAVKKFFNKEPNKSINPDEVVALGATIQGGILQGDVKDILLLDVNPLSLGIETLGGVNTILIPKNTTVPTAKTQVFSTATDSQSSVEIHILQGERPMASDSKTLGRFILDGIPVAPRGIPQIEVTFDIDANGILNVSAHDKATNKKQSIRIEGSTGLSKEEIERMKKEAEMNVADDQKKRDLIQARNEADSLIYSVEKTLKDAGDKVPAEAKKEVEGKMEELKKIKDGDDLESIKTKIADLSQTIQKIGAELYKNTQAPGQQPSDQKPEDKKEDGPEEAETKKE
- the grpE gene encoding nucleotide exchange factor GrpE; amino-acid sequence: MDTEDKKEEEGKPSCAEATEGNKLEKCYNEREEYLNGWQRARADFINYKKEEAERIGEIFKFANEALLFEILPVLDNFYAAEKHLNEIEISDNKLKETLKGFALIKNQLLDVLKNAGVEEMNCLGEKFNPNFHDVAEEIENKDKESGIILEEITKGYKLNGKLIRAAKVKIAK